TGGTGTTCGTGCTGGCCGGGCTGAGCCCGGGGGCGGGCGCGCTGATCGGGGGGCGGCTGCACCGGGGCTTCGGCGGGGCGGCCGGGGAGATCGGCGCGTTGCACCTGCTGGGCCGGGAGGCCACCCCGGAGACGCTGCTGTCCACCACCGACGAGCCGTTGCACCCGCTGGACGAGCAGGCGGTGGCCGAGGTGTTCGCGCTGGCCCGCCAGGGCGATCTGCGGGCGCGGGCGGCCGAGGAGCGGTTCGTCCAGCGGCTGGTGCACGATGTGGCCGCGCTGGTGCTGGCGCTCGATCCGGAGCTGGTCGTGATCGGCGGCTGGGCGGCCGGCCTGGACGGTGTGCTGGAGCCGCTGCGCCGTGAACTCGCCCGCTACTGCCTGCGGCCGCCCCGGGTGGCGCTGTCGGCGCTGGGCGAGGCGGCCGTGCCGACGGGCGCGCTGCGGCTGGCCCTGGACCATGTGGAGGAGCAGCTGTTCGCGGTGGCGGGCACGGTCACGGCGCGCCGCTGACCGATCGGGGGTGCCTCCTTGTGGCCACGGCAGGGGGTACGTGAAACCCCCTGTGGGGGTGGGTGGTTCAGCCTGGCGAGCGGGACCGCCGGCTACGGCGGTCGGGCGGGCAGGAGCAGCGCCGAGGGCGGGTCCGGATGGCGCACGGCGGTCAGGGCGGCGGTGAAGGCGCCCATGGAGTGGCCGGTCGGCACCACGGGGGCCCGTGCCGGTTCCCCGACGACGGCGGCCATGTCGTCGGCGTGCGCGGCGATGCCGTAGGGGCCGGGCAGCGCTCGGCTGTGCGCCCGGCCGCGCAGGTCGGGGGCCGGCGGGGTGACCCGGCCCGCCAGGTGGTGGGCGACCCGGGCCCGCCTCCTCGCGGTGCGTGGTCGCCGGCGCGACGGGAGCGCCACCGGCGGCCGGTCAGGAGGCCCGCCGCTCCGGGTCGTGGTGGATCTCCACGCCGGCCGCGTCGCCGAACGTCAGCCGGCAGGTGTCGGCGCGGTAGGTCGCCACGGAGAGGGCGGCGGTGCGGCCCTCGGCGGTGAAGCGGGTGGTGACGACGAGCACCGGGGAGCCGGGCAGCCGGTCGAGTTCGCGGGCGTCGTCCGCGCGGGCCGAGCCCAGTTCGACGGCGCGGTCCTGGCCCTCCGGCTCCAGCCGGTGCAGCTCCCGCAGCACGGTGCGGGCGCGGGCCGGGCCGGAGGGCGCGTCGATCGCGGTGAGGCCGGGCACCGAGGCGGCCGGGATGTACAGCAGTTCGGTGGCGACCCGCTGGCCGCCCGAGGTGCGGGAGCGGCGCACGGTGTGCACGGGCTCGTCCGCAGCGGTCTCCAGGGCCGCGGCCACGGCCCCGGGCGGCACCTGCTGGACGCAGTCGGTGGCCTGCCAGGCGTCCCCGGACCCGCCCGGCCAGGCGTGCTGCTCGCCGCCGACGGCCACGCCCACGCGCGGCGGCGCGACGGTGGTGCCGACGCCGCGGCGGCGCTGCAACCGGCCTTCCAGCTCCAGCTGTTCGAGGGCCTGACGGAGCGTCGCCCGGGCCACGCCGAAGCGGGCCGCCAGGTCGCGCTCGTTGGGCAGGATCTCGCCGACCGAGAACTCCGAGTCCAGTGCCTCGCTGAGCACGGTCTTGAGATGCCAGTACTTCGGTTCCTGCACCGAATCCAGCTGCGTGGTCCCCACCCTGTCCTCCGCAAGAGCCGTTATCCGGCGGTTTTTAGCGCCCTTGTTTATTAAAGGTTGTTGCACTTCTCTGCGACCATAGGACGGCCGACACCCTTGGTCAAGACCAATCCTTCATCGCCGCGGGACCGCCGGGGCACGGCGCCGCGGAGCGTTCACGAGGCGTTCGCACGAGGTGATGCGGGTGACATCACGGCAAAGCCCCCGTCGCGCGACGGGGGCCCGGTGCCGTGCGGACGGCTCAGCGGCCGGTCAGATGGCGCAGCTTGTCGGGGTTGCGCTGGATGTACACGGACGTCACCCGGCCGTCCACGACGTCGAGCTGGAAGAGGGTGTCCGGCTTTCCGCCGGACAGGACCAGCGCGGCGGGGCCGCCGTTGACCTCCAGCGCCCGCACGGTCAGATCCGGACCGGCCTCGGGCGTGACGGCGGCCAGGAAACGGGCCACCTTGTCGACGCTGTGCAGGATGCGCAGGGCCGACCTGACCTTGCCGCCGCCGTCGGCGACCAGGCGGACGTCCGGGGCGAGCACCGACATCAGCCCGTCCAGGTCGCCCCCGGACGCGGCGATCAGGAAACGCTCCGTCAGCTCGCGCCGCTGTGCCGGGTCGACGTCGTAGCGCGGGCGCCGCTCCTCCACGTGCCGGCGCGCCCGCCCGGCGAGCTGCCGGACCGCCGGTTCGCCGCGGTCGAGCAGCTCCGCGATCTCCGCGTACGGGAAGCCGAACGCCTCCCGCAGCACGAACACGGCCCGCTCCAGCGGGGACAGCGATTCCAGGACGACCAGTACGGCCAGGGAGACGCTGTCGGCGAGGACGGCGCGGTCGGCGGCGTCGGGGGCGGTGTCGCCGTACTCGGTGAGACAGGGTTCCGGCAGCCACGGCCCGACGTACGACTCGGCGCGCGACTGTGCGAGGCGCAGCCGGTCGATGGCCAGCCGGGTGGTGATCCGCACCAGGTAGGCGCGCGGCTCGCGGATCTCCGTGTGGTCGGCGCGAGACCAGCGCAGCCAGGCGTCCTGGACCACGTCCTCGGCGTCGGCGACGCGGCCGAGCATGCGGTAGGCGACCCCGGTGAGCAGGGGCCGGTGCTCCTCGAAGACGTCGGTCGCGGGGTCGGCGGTCATGTCCTCATCCCATCCGACACGCGCGTGGCCTGTCCAGCCGGAATCGGACCCCGCGCGCCGGCCCCGGACCACAATGACCGCGCGGGCCGCCGGGGCCGGCGGCCGGGTGACGGGAGGTGGCCATTGCGGTACGGGGTGCTGGGCACGGGCGAGGTGGGCCGGACGCTGGCCGGACGGCTGGTGGAGCTGGGGCACGAGGTGACGCTGGGCTCGCGCACCGCGGACAACCCGGTGGCGCGGGAGTGGGCCACCGCGTCGGCGAGCCGGGCGCGCGCCGGGACGTTCGCGGACGCGGCGGAGGCGGCCGAGCTGGTGATCAACGCGGTGAGCGGGCAGGTGGCGCTGGACGCGCTGCGGGCGGCGGGCGCCGCGCACCTGAACGGCAAGGTGCTGGTCGACGTGTGCAATCCGCTGTCGTTCGAGGGCGGGCTGCCGCGGCTGGACCCGGTGGACTCGGACAGCCTGGGCGAGCGGATCCAGCGGGCCTTCCCCGGGGCGCGCGTGGTGAAGACGCTGAACACGGTCGACTTCAGGGTGATGACGGACCCGGGGCGGGTGCCGGGCGAGCACCATCTGTTCGTGTGCGGGGAGAGCGCGGCCGCCAAGGAGCAGACGCGGGCGCTGCTCGGGGACTTGGGGTGGCCGGCCGCGCGGGTGCTCGACCTGGGCGGCATCGCGGCGGCACGGGCTCTGGAGATGTACGTGCCGCTCCGGCTCCAGATGGCGCGGGCGTTCGGGCACGAGGACTTCAACATCGAGGTGCACCGCGCCGGTTGACGGGCGGATCGGTGCGCCTCCGGGGGCTACCCGTCGGTAGCGATCGCTGCCAAGCTGTGCACGGCGTCCGTTCGTGAGCAGTCCAGCCGAGGAGCACCCCATGTCCGCCACCGTCTCCTTCCCCGTCCCGACCCCGCGCGGCCCCGAGGACGTGACCGTCTCCTACGCGCGCGTGGGGCGCGGCGAGCCGCTGGTGCTGCTGCACGGCATCGGCCATCACCGGCAGGCGTGGGACCCGGTCGTGGACATCCTCGCCACCGAGCGCGAGGTGATCGCCGTCGACCTGCCGGGCTTCGGCGCCTCCCCCGCCCTGCCGGACGGCCTGGCCTACGACCTGCCCACCACCAACACCGTGCTGGGCGCCCTGTTCGAGGCGCTGGACCTGGACCGCCCGCACGTGGCCGGCAACTCGCTGGGCGGACTGCTCGCCCTGGAGCTGGGCCGCGAGAAGCTCGTACGATCCGTCACCGCCCTCTCCCCGGCCGGCTTCTGGACCCGGGCCGAGCGGCGGTACGCCTTCGCGACGCTGCTCGCGATGCGCGGCATAGCCCAGCGGCTCCCGCTGCCCCTGGTGACCCGGCTGAGCCGCAGCGCCGCCGGCCGCACCGCGCTGACCAGCACCATCTACGCCCGCCCCGCCCGCCGGCGCCCCGAGGCGGTGGTCGCGGAGACCCGGGCGCTGGTCGAGGCGACCGGGTTCGAGGCGACCCTGCGGGCCGGTGCCGCCGTCCGCTTCACCGACGACGTCCCCGGCCTGCCGGTGACGGTGGCCTGGGGCACCAGGGACCGCATCCTCATCCGCCGCCAGGGCATCCGGGCCAAGCAGACCATCCCGCACGCCCGGCTGATCCGCCTGCCCGGCTGCGGACACTGCCCGATGAACGACGATCCGGCGCTGGTGGCGCGGGTGCTGCTGGACGGCAGCCGGGACTGAAGTCCCCGAAGCGGGCGGACGGTTGTTCACCCGGGGTTCGCGTGCGCGTCTCGCGGCGGCAGTAGGTGTGGCTGTGCACACCGGCCGGATCCCGCCACTGGAGGCTCAGCCATGTCCCACCGTCCGCTCCCCGGTCGCCGCGGCGTTCTGCGCGGCTCCCTCGCCGCGTCGGCGGCGCTCGCCCTGCCCGCGGGGCTCGGCGCGGCCCCGGCGTTCGCCCGGTCCGGACGGCCCCGGGCCGACTGGGGCGTCCAGGCCGGTGACGTCACCACCGACTCGGGCCTCGTGTGGGTGCGTGCGGACCGGCCGGCCCGGATGATCGTGGAGACCGCGGCGACCGAGTCGTTCCGCAACCCGCGCCGCTTCACGGGCCCGCTGCTCGGCGCGGGCAGCGACTTCACCGGCACCACCCGGCTGCACGGCCTGCCCTCCGGGGAGCAGATCCACTACCGGGTGCTGCTCGCCGACCCCGACGACCCGCGCCGCACCGGCGAGCCGGTGACCGGCACCTTCCGCACCGCGCCCGCCAAGCGGCGCCAGGGGGTGCGGTTCGTCTGGTCCGGGGACCTGGCCGGGCAGGGCTGGGGCATCAACGAGTCGATCGGCGGCTACCGCATCTTCGACGCCATGGCGAGGACAGATCCGGACTTCTTCCTGTGCAGCGGTGACAACATCTACGCCGACGGGCCGATCTCCGCGACCGCCGCCCTGCCCGACGGGAGCGTCTACCGCAGCCTCACCACCGAGGCGAAGTCGCACGTGGCGATCACCCTGGACGACTACCGGGGCAACTTCCGCTACAACCTGCTGGACGCCGCGCTGCGCCGGTTCAACGCCCAGGTGCCCGGCATCATCCAGTGGGACGACCACGAGGTCCGCAACAACTGGTACCCGGGCGAGGTGATCGGCGGCGGCACCCCCTACCCGGCCGGCACCCGCCTGAACGACCTGGCGCGCAACTCCCGCCGGGCCTTCGCCGAGTACTTCCCCGTCTCCACGCTGGGCGCCCGCGGCGACGGCCGGATCTACCGCACCCTGCACCACGGCCCGCTGCTCGACGTCTTCGTGCTGGACATGCGCACCTACCGCAACGCCAACTCCCCCGACGACCAGACCACCGACCCCGTGGGCATCCTCGGCCGCGAGCAACTGGAGTGGCTCAAGCGCGAGCTGGCCGCCTCCCGCGCGGTGTGGAAGGTGATCGCGAACGACATGCCGCTGGGCCTGGTGGTGCCGGACCCGGTGGAGGGCAGGCCGAACTACGAGGCGGTCGCGCAGGGCGACCCGGGGGCGCCGCTCGGGCGGGAACTCCAGATCGCTGAACTGCTGCGGTTCATCAAGCACCGGCGGATCACCGGCACGGTGTGGCTGACCGCCGACGTGCACCACACCTCGGCGCAGCACTACGACCCGTCGCGGGCCGCCTTCAAGGACTTCGAGCCGTTCTGGGAGTTCGTCTCCGGACCGCTCAACGCCGGGGCGTTCCCGGCCAGCGCCCTGGACGGCACGTTCGGCCCGGACCGGGTGTTCGTCAAGGCGCCCACCGTCTCCAACGTGTCGCCGGCCGAGGGCTACCAGTTCTTCGGCGA
This Streptomyces misionensis DNA region includes the following protein-coding sequences:
- a CDS encoding NADPH-dependent F420 reductase, translating into MRYGVLGTGEVGRTLAGRLVELGHEVTLGSRTADNPVAREWATASASRARAGTFADAAEAAELVINAVSGQVALDALRAAGAAHLNGKVLVDVCNPLSFEGGLPRLDPVDSDSLGERIQRAFPGARVVKTLNTVDFRVMTDPGRVPGEHHLFVCGESAAAKEQTRALLGDLGWPAARVLDLGGIAAARALEMYVPLRLQMARAFGHEDFNIEVHRAG
- a CDS encoding GntR family transcriptional regulator — its product is MGTTQLDSVQEPKYWHLKTVLSEALDSEFSVGEILPNERDLAARFGVARATLRQALEQLELEGRLQRRRGVGTTVAPPRVGVAVGGEQHAWPGGSGDAWQATDCVQQVPPGAVAAALETAADEPVHTVRRSRTSGGQRVATELLYIPAASVPGLTAIDAPSGPARARTVLRELHRLEPEGQDRAVELGSARADDARELDRLPGSPVLVVTTRFTAEGRTAALSVATYRADTCRLTFGDAAGVEIHHDPERRAS
- a CDS encoding alpha/beta fold hydrolase codes for the protein MSATVSFPVPTPRGPEDVTVSYARVGRGEPLVLLHGIGHHRQAWDPVVDILATEREVIAVDLPGFGASPALPDGLAYDLPTTNTVLGALFEALDLDRPHVAGNSLGGLLALELGREKLVRSVTALSPAGFWTRAERRYAFATLLAMRGIAQRLPLPLVTRLSRSAAGRTALTSTIYARPARRRPEAVVAETRALVEATGFEATLRAGAAVRFTDDVPGLPVTVAWGTRDRILIRRQGIRAKQTIPHARLIRLPGCGHCPMNDDPALVARVLLDGSRD
- a CDS encoding RNA polymerase sigma-70 factor, with the translated sequence MTADPATDVFEEHRPLLTGVAYRMLGRVADAEDVVQDAWLRWSRADHTEIREPRAYLVRITTRLAIDRLRLAQSRAESYVGPWLPEPCLTEYGDTAPDAADRAVLADSVSLAVLVVLESLSPLERAVFVLREAFGFPYAEIAELLDRGEPAVRQLAGRARRHVEERRPRYDVDPAQRRELTERFLIAASGGDLDGLMSVLAPDVRLVADGGGKVRSALRILHSVDKVARFLAAVTPEAGPDLTVRALEVNGGPAALVLSGGKPDTLFQLDVVDGRVTSVYIQRNPDKLRHLTGR
- a CDS encoding alkaline phosphatase D family protein — protein: MSHRPLPGRRGVLRGSLAASAALALPAGLGAAPAFARSGRPRADWGVQAGDVTTDSGLVWVRADRPARMIVETAATESFRNPRRFTGPLLGAGSDFTGTTRLHGLPSGEQIHYRVLLADPDDPRRTGEPVTGTFRTAPAKRRQGVRFVWSGDLAGQGWGINESIGGYRIFDAMARTDPDFFLCSGDNIYADGPISATAALPDGSVYRSLTTEAKSHVAITLDDYRGNFRYNLLDAALRRFNAQVPGIIQWDDHEVRNNWYPGEVIGGGTPYPAGTRLNDLARNSRRAFAEYFPVSTLGARGDGRIYRTLHHGPLLDVFVLDMRTYRNANSPDDQTTDPVGILGREQLEWLKRELAASRAVWKVIANDMPLGLVVPDPVEGRPNYEAVAQGDPGAPLGRELQIAELLRFIKHRRITGTVWLTADVHHTSAQHYDPSRAAFKDFEPFWEFVSGPLNAGAFPASALDGTFGPDRVFVKAPTVSNVSPAEGYQFFGEVDIDGASGELTVRLREYDGTVLFTRTLQPGRVGQ